From Primulina tabacum isolate GXHZ01 chromosome 2, ASM2559414v2, whole genome shotgun sequence, one genomic window encodes:
- the LOC142534360 gene encoding uncharacterized protein At4g18257-like, with protein MGEEGGESESKASRKRTAVESLGWLTESSIMPRKHRAIEGVGPSSILELKVQLYKSQEDSKRHPKESVQSADANYAQHLEVHRAKMKISAQDSFSAKNSGVDTRAAKDKLELKAVNDGSASYAALERKAELYDKLVRGELSDEEESEKYCVNFFRKGVEQNESLMSGDQHMSPHELQDKNGDGNDDSLLQQTKAAGFGQTTATVDRSEHKRFVMEVHEEANQAREKVSELKMRRQEQAAARREKLKQAYLRKQFEKLKASKVQPE; from the exons ATGGGCGAAGAAGGTGGAGAATCTGAATCCAAGGCGTCGCGGAAGAGGACGGCAGTGGAATCTCTGGGATGGCTAACGGAATCTTCCATCATGCCGCGCAAGCATCGCGCCATCGAAGGCGTTGGGCCGTCCTCCATCCTCGAGCTCAAGGTTCAACTGTACAAGTCCCAGGAGGACTCTAAGCGCCACCCTAAGGAGTCCGTTCAATCCGCCGACGCTAACTACGCCCAACATCTTGAGGTGCACCGTGCCAAGATGAAGATATCCGCGCAAGATTCATTCTCCGCCAAGAATTCCGGCGTAGATACCCGTGCCGCGAA GGATAAGCTCGAGCTAAAAGCTGTCAATGATGGATCAGCAAGCTATGCAGCATTAGAGAGGAAAGCAGAGCTGTATGATAAGCTTGTCAGAGGTGAACTTTCTGATGAGGAAGAGTCAGAGAAGTATTGCGTTAACTTCTTTCGCAAGGGTGTTGAGCAGAATGAGTCCCTGATGTCTGGGGACCAACATATGTCTCCACATGAACTTCAAGATAAGAATGGTGATGGCAATGATGATTCACTCTTGCAACAAACAAAAGCTGCAGGTTTTGGCCAAACAACTGCTACGGTAGACAGAAGTGAACATAAGCGCTTTGTAAT GGAAGTTCACGAAGAAGCAAATCAAGCAAGGGAGAAAGTGTCCGAGCTCAAAATGCGCAGGCAAGAGCAGGCTGCTGCTCGTAGAGAGAAACTAAAGCAGGCCTACTTGCGGAAGCAGTTTGAGAAATTGAAAGCATCCAAAGTTCAACCTGAGTGA
- the LOC142534373 gene encoding cytochrome P450 710A11-like encodes MGFQWSIVTACVPYLISFLALILLFEQISYLKKKGFLPGPPLVLPFVGNAISLVANPTKFWDLQSSYAKSTPLGISANYIIGRYIVYIYSTDHSHKVFANVRDDAFHLVGHPFGKKLFGEHNLIYMLGQEHKDLRRRIAPNFTLKALQTYTDIQQRIIIKHLESWCKKAQNKSIPLRILCRDMNLETSQTVFVGPYLTQEARKRFNVDYNLFNVGLMKLPFDLPGFAFRNARLAVQRLAETLAGCAEESERKMKSGEEPTCLIDFWMQENVREASGNSFEYSCKEIGGHLFDFLFASQDASTSSLLWAVTYLDSHPQVLTRVREEVASYWVPEKGGLITGENLREMKYTEAVAREVVRIRAPATMVPHIAGVDFPLTENYTIPKGTIVFPSVFDSSFQGFSDPERFDPDRFMSDRQEDRIYKKNYLVFGAGAHQCVGQRYAINHLKLFIALFATLIDAKRDRTDGCDEISYVPTIVPKDECRVFLSRRCTEFPLSS; translated from the coding sequence ATGGGATTTCAATGGAGTATAGTTACAGCATGTGTTCCGTACCTAATCTCCTTCTTAGCTCTTATCTTGCTTTTTGAACAGATTTCTTACCTGAAGAAGAAGGGATTCTTGCCAGGTCCGCCTCTTGTTCTCCCCTTCGTCGGCAACGCCATCTCCCTGGTAGCAAATCCCACAAAATTCTGGGACCTCCAATCGTCCTACGCCAAGTCCACGCCTTTGGGAATATCCGCAAACTACATCATCGGGCGTTACATTGTTTACATTTACTCCACTGATCACTCCCACAAAGTCTTTGCCAACGTACGCGACGATGCCTTCCACCTCGTTGGGCACCCCTTTGGCAAGAAACTCTTCGGTGAGCataatctaatatacatgttgGGCCAAGAGCATAAAGATTTGCGCCGCCGGATAGCACCCAATTTCACCCTCAAAGCTCTCCAAACGTATACTGATATACAGCAGCGGATTATTATCAAGCACCTGGAGTCATGGTGCAAGAAAGCTCAAAACAAGTCGATCCCACTCCGCATCCTCTGCCGCGACATGAATTTAGAAACCTCGCAGACTGTCTTCGTGGGACCTTATCTTACTCAGGAGGCGCGTAAGCGGTTTAATGTGGATTACAATTTGTTCAATGTTGGGCTGATGAAACTTCCTTTCGACTTACCGGGATTCGCCTTCAGAAACGCGCGGCTTGCTGTGCAGAGACTGGCGGAGACGCTCGCTGGTTGCGCGGAGGAAAGCGAGAGGAAAATGAAATCGGGAGAAGAACCCACTTGTTTGATAGACTTCTGGATGCAAGAAAATGTGAGGGAAGCATCCGGGAATTCATTCGAGTACAGCTGCAAAGAAATCGGTGGCCATTTATTCGACTTCCTCTTTGCTTCACAAGACGCATCGACGTCGTCCCTGCTGTGGGCGGTGACCTATTTGGATTCACACCCTCAGGTTCTGACCAGAGTACGCGAAGAGGTAGCCAGCTACTGGGTACCAGAAAAAGGTGGCCTTATCACGGGAGAAAATCTGAGAGAAATGAAGTACACAGAAGCGGTGGCGCGTGAGGTCGTGAGGATCAGAGCTCCGGCGACTATGGTGCCACACATCGCCGGCGTAGACTTCCCGTTGACGGAAAATTACACCATTCCTAAGGGCACCATCGTCTTTCCGTCCGTCTTCGACTCTTCTTTTCAAGGGTTCAGCGACCCTGAACGGTTCGACCCGGATCGGTTTATGTCGGATCGACAAGAGGACcggatttataaaaaaaactatttagTATTCGGGGCCGGGGCCCACCAATGTGTGGGCCAGAGGTACGCAATTAATCATCTGAAGCTCTTCATCGCGTTGTTTGCCACGTTAATTGATGCAAAGAGGGACAGAACGGACGGCTGCGATGAAATCTCGTACGTACCGACCATTGTTCCTAAGGACGAGTGCAGGGTGTTCCTTTCGCGGAGATGTACAGAATTCCCGCTCTCGTCGTGA